In Aquila chrysaetos chrysaetos chromosome 24, bAquChr1.4, whole genome shotgun sequence, the genomic stretch gggggcgggtctgggggcggggccggggcggggggtcgGGGGCCGGGCCAGCGCTACGTCACCGCTTGTCTCGCGGGGTCCCGCCGGCCGAGGGCGGATGCGcacgctggggggggggggggcgcgggccgggccggtcGCGCAGGCGCTCTGCGGCAGCGCCGCTTGGCGGGCGgccggcgcggggccgggcgcaCGATGGCGGGCCCGGGGTTGGTGGCGGGCGACGTGGTCGTGGACGCGCTGCCCTACTTCGACCAGGGCTACGAGGCGCCGGGCGTCCGGGAGGCGGTGAGTGCGggcaggggcggcgggggcgggccggggcggcgggcggcgtTCCTGCCTGACGCCCCGTGTGCGCTAGGCCGCGGCGCTGGTGGAGGAGGAAACGCGGCGGTACCGGCCGACAAAGAACTACCTCAGTTACCTGCCGGCGCACGACTACAGCGCCTTCGAGGTGAGGCGGATCGGCCGGCCCCACGCCCTTCACCCCGAACATCCCCTGCACCccggccggcccccccccccccccctccgaaCCCCCCCGGTCCTCCCTCGCcaccccggccgccccccccccccccccccccagcctgccgccgccgccgcctcaccgCTGCCTTCCCCGCAGACCGAGATCATGCGGAACGAGTTCGAGCGCCTGGCGGCCCGGCAGCCCCTCGAGCTGCTCAGCATGAAGAGGTGAGCCGGGGCGGCCCTAGcagccgcccgcccccggcgcTGGCTGCGGCGGCCCCCGGGAGCGCCGGCGGGGCAGCGGTGCCCGCCGTGCCTTCTCCTGAAGCGGACGGGCGGGGCGGCGTGTTCTAGGTACGAGCTGCCAGCCCCGTCCTCCGGCCAGAAGAACGATATCACGGCGTGGCAGGAGTGTGTCAACAACTCCATGGCGCAACTGGAGCACCAGGCGGTCCGCATCGAGAACCTGGAGTTAATGTCGCAACATGGTTGTAACGCTTGGAAGGTGTACAACGAGTAAGGCTTTCATCTGCTTTGCTGAACCTAGCTGAAGTTCTGGCTTCAGTTCCTGTGTATTTCTCACGTTTTCCCGTGTAAGTCTGGTGGGGATCTTTAGAACGTATCCTGGAATAACTGAGCTCCTTTGAGAGAGCTGtatgtggaagaaaaggaggctgcTCTGAAAGAGAAGGAGCCATCTCTCTGGCCAAGAAATAGCCTGTGTTTCAGTACATCCCAGTCTTGAATTTTGTGAGTTATTGTTTGGGTAGCAGTTGGTGATAATGGGCTTTGAGGGAGGATAACTAAAGGGACTAATGGCAGCTTGCAACAGGATAACTCAGTAGTGGAAATAAAGATCACTTACCACTGATCCCGCTCAGCCTGGAGTCCTTATTAATAAAGCTGTcgtaaaagccaaaaaaagtgGTAGGCAGTGTGGCTGCAGGAAGCACCAGGGCTATTTCAGGCAGAGAATGTTAACGTCCACTTTTGAGAAGGGTTAGCTTACCCTTAGATAAAGGtgtggagaaagggaaggtgCAACTTAACCTTTGAGAGAAGGCAAAGGGTTGCTTAGCTTAGGAGAAGGGTGGCAGGTAGAGGATCTACTAGCTTGTGCATATGTTAGGAAGTGAAAAGAACTCTTTGTGCTCTGACAATGTTATATGAGGgaagcaataataaaaattggTTACGGGTagttttagaattaaaattagAAGATGGATGATAAGGTAGGGAGATGTTACAATAGCATTCTAGTCAGAATAGCACAAGCATAGAGTAACAAGCTTGAAGATAAAACTTGATCAGCTAATGGATATGTTTTTATGATGCTGTCTGATGGCAAGGGCTGACCATAGTGATTATTGAAGGTTTATGTCATAAAACTGCATATATTATGGTTGGAACATTTTGGCGTTGTGTCATTCCCTTCAGGAGTGATGAGCACAGGCTGCACTGAGAACAAGTTGTCTGGTGTTTGCATTGAAGCGGCTTGTTGCTTCCTTAACTGAAGAGTTAAATTGCTGGTTAAATGGGTCCGATCTAGCAATTGTATGTTTTCCTAATGCTTTGCTTGCATTCTGCTATTAGACATCTGGTTCATATGATAGAACAAGCCCAGAAAGAGCTTCAGAAGTTGAGGTGAgttattctttttcatattttcatactGAAGTTGGAGGTTGAAAGCGAACCCCTCTTCCTGGCCCCCACACCAAGCTATACAAAGGCTTGtgtatttgctgctgctgtgatcATAGGAAAAAAGACCCAGTAATAACAATAGATAAGGAATCTGACCCTGCCCTCCCCAAGCGGTTACATTCATAATGCCTATGCCACTCAAACTTtgtgtttgttgtgttttgttttgtccgAACTTCTGCTTTGAACAGAATGGATTGTGGTGGAATCCTCTTGAAATGcagtcatgttttctttttgctgctgataaGACTTTTATTTAGTGTGCAGTTGTTTTTGCGAAGACATGTTCCCCGATATTAGGCTCGGCCTATCATTTTAAAGTGGATGCTTTAATGAGTTTACAGAGATGGATTACTCAGGGATGGAGGTCATAGTATATTGAAATGATGTGCCTTCATAACTCACTCTATTTAGACAGCATGCTATGGACTTGGCAAGTAACGCTTTTCAGCTTTCAGATTTAGGTGAACTACTGTCATTTTTAGCCTGAAGATGGGAGTGTATACTGGGACATGGGTAGAAGGCAAGTTGCATAGTGATTTGTATCTTTTATCAGTACCTGCGTGTTTAGATTAGCTGGAATTGCTGTCTTCAACAGAATCAGTGTGGGAAAGGGTAGAAGCAGAACTCAAGTTGGGAAGGCTAAAGGAACACCATGATGTATGGCAAGGAGGCTAACAGAGTACAAGTGTTAGCAGTGTGAACTAAGACCAAAGTATTTTAAGCATTCTGCACTTCTTGGATGCTTCATTGTATTGCTGAATTTTGTGCATGATTAGCCAttcatccttccttttctgacttttttttcagagagaacaaaacattttctctgttctgcacTTGTCCAGGAGCAGTAGACTTGAATGTTTGAAGTTTTGCTGGTAGCAGAGTGGAagatattttgttgttgtttttgttgtattggggtttctttgtggttttt encodes the following:
- the BCAS2 gene encoding pre-mRNA-splicing factor SPF27 isoform X1 produces the protein MAGPGLVAGDVVVDALPYFDQGYEAPGVREAAAALVEEETRRYRPTKNYLSYLPAHDYSAFETEIMRNEFERLAARQPLELLSMKRYELPAPSSGQKNDITAWQECVNNSMAQLEHQAVRIENLELMSQHGCNAWKVYNEHLVHMIEQAQKELQKLRKNIQDLNWQRKNMQLTAGAKLREMESTWVSLVSKNYEIERTIVQLENEISQIKQQHGEANKENIQQDFQ
- the BCAS2 gene encoding pre-mRNA-splicing factor SPF27 isoform X2, whose amino-acid sequence is MAGPGLVAGDVVVDALPYFDQGYEAPGVREAAAALVEEETRRYRPTKNYLSYLPAHDYSAFETEIMRNEFERLAARQPLELLSMKRYELPAPSSGQKNDITAWQECVNNSMAQLEHQAVRIENLELMSQHGCNAWKVYNEKNIQDLNWQRKNMQLTAGAKLREMESTWVSLVSKNYEIERTIVQLENEISQIKQQHGEANKENIQQDFQ